The Geothermobacter hydrogeniphilus genome contains a region encoding:
- the narH gene encoding nitrate reductase subunit beta, giving the protein MDIRAQVSSVFHLDKCIGCHTCSIACKNLWTDRKGAEYMWWNNVETKPGTGYPTRWEDQEQYRGGWEKAEAVLKLKLGGRGGLLGKIFYNPALPGMDDYYEPFTYKYGDLISSPAGNDQPTARPVSMVTGKPMKIEAGPNWDDDLSGSNVYAANDPGVVKLSDEEQQQMFAIEKMVMFYLPRICNHCLNAGCVASCPSGAIYKRGEDGIVLINQDKCRGWRMCVSACPYKKTYYGWTTGKSEKCILCYPRQEAGEAPACFHSCVGRIRYLGVLLYDADRIEEVALNEDRDLAAAQRDIILDPFDPQVQADARRAGIPEQVLQAARQSPVYKFVKQWGVALPLHPEFRTLPMLFYVPPMLPVISRENQGRQQLADEFFTTLEKARLPIRYLAGLFAGGNEEEVKAVYRRLIAVRMQRRSVSVGDLDAAEVAKAAELAGLTTEQIDALYRMTALTRIKERIVVPPMLREQAIEAGMDPEEYKQGMGFGSRKAPKRRW; this is encoded by the coding sequence ATGGATATTCGTGCACAGGTGTCATCGGTTTTCCATCTCGACAAGTGCATCGGCTGCCACACCTGCAGCATCGCCTGTAAGAATCTCTGGACCGATCGCAAGGGCGCCGAGTACATGTGGTGGAACAATGTCGAAACCAAGCCGGGAACCGGTTATCCGACCCGCTGGGAGGACCAGGAGCAGTACCGGGGCGGTTGGGAGAAGGCGGAGGCGGTGCTGAAGCTGAAGCTGGGCGGCCGCGGCGGGCTGCTTGGAAAAATCTTTTACAATCCGGCCCTGCCGGGCATGGATGACTATTACGAGCCGTTCACCTACAAGTACGGCGACCTGATCAGTTCTCCGGCCGGCAACGACCAGCCGACGGCGCGGCCGGTGTCGATGGTCACGGGTAAGCCGATGAAGATCGAGGCCGGTCCCAACTGGGACGACGATCTCTCCGGCTCCAACGTCTACGCCGCCAATGATCCCGGCGTGGTCAAGCTCAGCGACGAGGAACAGCAGCAGATGTTCGCCATCGAGAAGATGGTGATGTTCTACCTGCCGCGCATCTGCAACCACTGCCTCAATGCAGGCTGTGTCGCCTCCTGTCCCTCGGGAGCGATCTACAAGCGCGGCGAGGACGGCATCGTGCTGATCAACCAGGACAAGTGCCGCGGCTGGCGGATGTGCGTCTCGGCCTGCCCCTACAAGAAGACCTACTACGGCTGGACCACCGGCAAGAGTGAAAAATGCATCCTCTGTTACCCGCGCCAGGAGGCCGGGGAAGCACCGGCCTGCTTCCATTCCTGCGTCGGTCGCATCCGCTACCTGGGGGTGCTGCTCTACGATGCCGATCGTATCGAGGAGGTCGCCCTCAACGAAGACCGTGATCTGGCCGCCGCCCAGCGCGACATCATTCTTGATCCCTTCGATCCGCAGGTTCAGGCTGACGCCCGCCGGGCGGGTATCCCCGAGCAGGTGCTGCAGGCGGCGCGGCAGTCGCCGGTCTACAAGTTCGTCAAGCAGTGGGGCGTGGCGCTGCCGCTGCATCCGGAGTTCCGCACCCTGCCGATGCTCTTCTATGTGCCGCCGATGCTGCCGGTGATTTCCAGGGAAAACCAGGGTCGGCAACAGCTGGCTGACGAGTTCTTCACGACTCTGGAAAAGGCCAGGCTGCCGATCAGGTACCTGGCCGGGCTGTTCGCCGGTGGCAACGAAGAGGAGGTCAAGGCGGTCTATCGTCGGTTGATCGCCGTCCGTATGCAGCGTCGTTCGGTGTCGGTCGGTGACCTTGATGCCGCCGAGGTGGCGAAGGCGGCCGAGCTGGCCGGACTCACCACAGAGCAGATCGACGCCCTCTACCGGATGACCGCTCTGACCCGCATCAAGGAACGGATCGTGGTGCCGCCGATGCTGCGTGAACAGGCGATCGAGGCCGGCATGGATCCGGAAGAATACAAGCAGGGCATGGGGTTCGGCAGCCGCAAGGCGCCGAAGAGGAGGTGGTGA